The DNA segment GCATGATGGTGAGTCCACCACCGACTTCATGGAACAAGAAGCTGAGCGGGGTATTACTATCCAGTCAGCCGCGATCACCACCTTCTGGGATGATCACCGCATGAACATCATCGATACCCCAGGGCACGTTGACTTCACCGTTGAAGTCTATCGCTCTCTTAAAGTACTCGATGGCGGTATTGGTGTATTTTGTGGCTCTGGTGGTGTTGAGCCTCAATCTGAAACCAACTGGCGCTACGCTGATGAATCAGGTGTATCTCGTATCATCTTCGTCAACAAATTAGACCGCATGGGTGCGGACTTCTTAAAAGTTGTCGATCAAGTTGAAAACGTACTAGGTGCCAAGCCACTGGTTATGACGCTGCCCATTGGTATCGAGGATGACTTTGTTGGTGTTGTCGATATCCTTAGCAAGAAAGCCTATGTGTGGGACGACTCTGGTCTTCCAGAAAACTTCAAAATTGAAGATGTTCCTGCCGATATGGTTGATGACGTAGACATGTACCATGACCAGCTGATTGAAACAGCTGTTGAAGTCGATGACGATATCATGATGGCCTATATGGAAGGTGAAGCACCTTCTATAGAGCAAATCAAAGCCTGTATCCGTAAGGGTACGCGCGAGCTAACCTTCTTCCCCACTTACTGTGGTTCGGCGTTTAAAAACAAAGGTATTCAGTTAATTCTTGATGCCGTTGTTGATTACTTACCTGCCCCGGATGAAGTTATTCCTCAGCCACTAACAGACGAAGTAGGTGAGCCTACTGGTGAAGTTGCCACTGTTAGCTCTGACGAGCCATTCCGCGCGCTGGCCTTTAAAATTATGGACGACCGTTACGGCGCCCTGACATTTATACGTATTTACTCAGGCGTATTAAATAAAGGTGACACGATTCTTAACTCGTTCACCGGTAAGACTGAACGTATTGGTCGTATGTGTGAGATGGAAGCCGATGAGCGTAAAGAGCTAAGCTCAGCTCGTGCGGGCGACATTATCGCTATCGTAGGTATGAAAAACGTTCAAACCGGTCACACACTCTGTGATCCGAAACACGAATGTACGCTTGAAGCCATGGTATTCCCAGAGCCTGTA comes from the Oceanicoccus sagamiensis genome and includes:
- the fusA gene encoding elongation factor G — protein: MTDLSHYRNIGIFAHVDAGKTTTTERILKLTGKIHKTGEVHDGESTTDFMEQEAERGITIQSAAITTFWDDHRMNIIDTPGHVDFTVEVYRSLKVLDGGIGVFCGSGGVEPQSETNWRYADESGVSRIIFVNKLDRMGADFLKVVDQVENVLGAKPLVMTLPIGIEDDFVGVVDILSKKAYVWDDSGLPENFKIEDVPADMVDDVDMYHDQLIETAVEVDDDIMMAYMEGEAPSIEQIKACIRKGTRELTFFPTYCGSAFKNKGIQLILDAVVDYLPAPDEVIPQPLTDEVGEPTGEVATVSSDEPFRALAFKIMDDRYGALTFIRIYSGVLNKGDTILNSFTGKTERIGRMCEMEADERKELSSARAGDIIAIVGMKNVQTGHTLCDPKHECTLEAMVFPEPVISIAVMPKDKAGADKMGIAIGKMVAEDPTFLVHTDEESGQTILRGMGELHLDIKVDILNRTYGVELEVGEPQVAYRETITQPVEDSYTHKKQSGGSGQFGKIDYRIKPGEKGTGFVFSSTVTGGNVPKEFFPAIEKGFQGMMETGVLAGFPVLDVEIELFDGGFHAVDSSAVAFELAARGAFRQSIPKAGAQLLEPVMKVDVFTPEDHVGDVIGDLNRRRGIIAGQEAAGSGVRIKADVPLSEMFGYIGSLRTMTSGRGQFSMEFAHYSACPNSVSDKVIADEKERQAAKAAK